The following is a genomic window from Geoalkalibacter halelectricus.
AGGGAAATAGCCTTGTTATGACTGCGAATATTGAACAAATAAGCCTTTTAGACTTCTTCAAGTTTAAGGCGCCAACGCATCTTCTCGGCACAACTTACACCGTCAGCTTGATGTTTTTTGAGTCGGCAGTTTGGCCAAGTGTTGACAAGACGAGGCTTAAGCGTTGCTTAGTCCTTTGTGACAAGGAAGGCTTCAGACGGGCGGCGTACGAAGCGTCAGGGTTAAAGGAAGTATCCCTTTCGTATATGGCTATCCCCGTGCCGACAGAGCGGACGTTTCATCCGAAATTCTGGATTGCTGTAAACAACAAGGAGGTTTCTTTCCTTGTCGGCAGTGGGAACCTGACTCAATCCGGTTTTGTCGAAAACAACGAGCTCTTCGATGTTGTCTTTTTTGATCATTCATCGGCAGACCCTTCGCTAACAACGGACTTGATCAATTTTTTGAAAGGGTTGCGGGGACTGTTTTCGACAGGGAATGAAAATGGCCAGTGGGTCATTGAGACGATCCATCAGATCGTTGACCTTTTACCCCTTGGGCTCCCCGAGAATGCAGGAATGCAAGCTGCACGTTTGCTGCATAGTTTTTCATCGACCTTTCCTGAAGAGTTGGCGAATTTATCCCCGGGTGAAGGTGCTGATTTGTACTTGGCTTCACCATATTTTGGGACTGGGTTGGATGGCCTAGAGCTTTTGCGTGATGAGGTCAAGCCAAAACGAGTTATTGTATGCCCTGCACGGTTAAATAAAGGGATCAATTTTCAGTCAAAATATGTCGCCGATGATGACGCTGTTGAAATCTGCAAATTGAAGATTGGCAAGGAAGGCGCGCTTAGTCACTTTAAATTATATGGGCTCGCTCATCCCTCCGGGAATGGATTGCTTTTTAACGGAAGCGTCAACTGTACTTATCTTGCCATGATTTCAAGCAATATCGAAGCAGGTTTGGCAAGGCAGGTAACTTCAAAGGAGGTAGAAGAATATTTTCGCGATCGCGAACCTCACAACGACCTGAATTTCGAAAGCTTGACGTCAAGCCAGAGTACCGACGAGATGTGGATTGTCATCTACGCAATCAATTTGGGGGGTGCTCTTGAACTCACAATTCCGGCGACAAAAGGAATTGAATTGCCCCTGGACGATGTTGTTGTAACATTGAGGCGAGAGAACGATATCGCATTAGCAAAATTTGGCCGACTTTTTTCTACTCAGGCGGAAAAGCCGAGACTCGCATGGGATAATTTTTGGCCTCTTCCGCAGAATCTGTGGGTAGGGGCCGGTAAAAAATAAGAGCACTGCCTCTTCTTGGCGGTTAAGATTGTTTTTCCCGAAACGATCAAAACCAACACGGAGAAAAGGCAGTGCTGATAAAGACTCTACTGAACAAAGTCGAACGGTTCAAGTCGTTCGTGTACGGCGCCACCCAGGTGATACTCGTCGATGGGGTGGAAGCCTTGGTCATTGACATCGAAGCGCGGCGCAACAGCCGCCCGGCGTGCCCCGAATGCCATAAGCGTGCACCGGCCCATGATCGTCAGCCACCGCGGCTCTTTGAATATCAGGCGACAAAGCCCATGGGCAGCGTGGTTTCGTCCACCACCACTTCGTAGTCCCCGGCGCACAGCCCGGTGAACAGATAGAAGCCGTTGGCGTCGGTGATCTGCGATTGCACCAGCTCGCCGTCCATGTACAGATTGACGGTCACGCCGGCGATGCCCGGCTCACCGGCATCCTGGAGGCCGTTTTGGTTGAGGTCGTTCCACACGAAGTCGCCGATGCTGCCGGTGCACGGCAGGTAGTAGCCGAAGTCGATGGTCAGATCCTGGCTGGCGTTGGTCGGCAAGGTCACCAGCGCGGGCTGGCAGTTGCTGTCGATGCTGCGGTCATCGCCCACGTTGCACGGCGAGGCGACAAAGCCCATGGGCAGCGTGGTTTCGTCCACCACCACTTCGTAGTCCCCGGCGCACAGCCCGGTGAACAGATAGAAGCCGTTGGCGTCGGTGATCTGCGATTGCATCCACTCGCCGTCCATGTACAGATTGACGGTCACGCCGGCGATGCCCGGCTCACCGGCATCCTGGAGGCCGTTTTGGTTGAGATCGTTCCACACGAAGTCGCCGATGCTGCCGCCGCATACGCACTCAACCCAGGCGGGGTCTTGATCGGTTGCGGTAAATTCTGAGGGAAGTCCTTCGTTGTAATTACCCGCGACATAGGCGATGTTTTGCCTTAGGCCGGGGCCGTCATCACAGAGGGCGGGCTGGTCGAGGTTGGAGAAATCGAAATCGAAATCATTAAAGAAAAATTCCCGAACCTGCCCGGTAAACAAGGTTCCAATATTGACTTCGATATCGAGTACGGGGTCGGTGATAAGGACATTGGTCAGATCAAAGCCGCCACAGTTACCGACAACCAGTTTATAAATTGCGCCATCGGCCGTCTGCGGAGCCAGCTCAGCCAAATCGGCGTCATGGAAAGTCAAACCACCATCAACGCTGACGAGCTTTTCGATGTCAATGCAAACGCATTTTACCCATGCACTGTCACTGTCCTCGACGATCTCGCCGAGATAATTACCAGACACATGGACAGTGTTTTGTTTTTGGGGAGGAACGGGGTCAAAGCAGATCCCTGGCTGGAAGAGATTATCAAAATTAAAATCTTGGATGTCATGGGTCAGGACAATTATTTCTGAAGGGTCGAGAGAACCGATTAACTCGTCGATTCCAAGAGTGGGATCGGTAACGGTAACATCATTTAGAGGGGTAACGCCGCAGTTCCTGACGATAAACCGATAGAGGGCGTCACTGTCTGTGCCGGGCGCGGTTTCCGGGGTGTCGGCATCGAACCAGGTCTCGCCACCGTCGACACTGATCTGTTTTTCGACCTCGATGCAGGAGTCCTGAGCTAAAAATTTACTGCTTGCATCAAATTTCAGGAGAAGATCATCAGATTGAACTTGATAGGTTTGGAGATTTCCTTCACCCTGACGACCATCAAAAAAGTGTGTTGTCGTACCCTCAAGGGCTGGAAAATTAACTTGAGATTCAAATCGGTGGCTAACTATATTTAATGCAGGGCTAATGTAATCAGGGTTGGAATAATTAACAACGCCGTCAATAATTCCTCCCCCGATTCCCAATCCTGTTGCAGACGAATACGAAAAGACGATTTCTTGATTGACCATCGCCTCACTGCTTATGACCAAATTACCGTCGTCGAACCCAAATCCAGTAGAAACGACGTTATTGGGGTTTTCGTCAAGATAAATATAAAATTTTCCGCCAGGCAATGTTGAAAACACAACCACTGTTGAACGTCCCGAGATGACATCAACAATTCTTACTGGCAGTTCAGCAACGGCTGTGTATTCAAAATCAACGTTAATACCAGGGAACTGAACAGGCTGACCGTTTGGATCATTGACACGCGTTAAAAAACTTTGATACCTGATAACAAGTTCGTCACCAACAGAAAGAGGAGATCCTACAGGCCCAATCCCTTCAGCCATTCCGCTTCCGGAAGAGGCCCAGTCAAAATT
Proteins encoded in this region:
- a CDS encoding SdrD B-like domain-containing protein, whose translation is MMNRWFFSLVLLLTISISGAHAQQFWVGALYNPTLEEFVPDILNFDWASSGSGMAEGIGPVGSPLSVGDELVIRYQSFLTRVNDPNGQPVQFPGINVDFEYTAVAELPVRIVDVISGRSTVVVFSTLPGGKFYIYLDENPNNVVSTGFGFDDGNLVISSEAMVNQEIVFSYSSATGLGIGGGIIDGVVNYSNPDYISPALNIVSHRFESQVNFPALEGTTTHFFDGRQGEGNLQTYQVQSDDLLLKFDASSKFLAQDSCIEVEKQISVDGGETWFDADTPETAPGTDSDALYRFIVRNCGVTPLNDVTVTDPTLGIDELIGSLDPSEIIVLTHDIQDFNFDNLFQPGICFDPVPPQKQNTVHVSGNYLGEIVEDSDSAWVKCVCIDIEKLVSVDGGLTFHDADLAELAPQTADGAIYKLVVGNCGGFDLTNVLITDPVLDIEVNIGTLFTGQVREFFFNDFDFDFSNLDQPALCDDGPGLRQNIAYVAGNYNEGLPSEFTATDQDPAWVECVCGGSIGDFVWNDLNQNGLQDAGEPGIAGVTVNLYMDGEWMQSQITDANGFYLFTGLCAGDYEVVVDETTLPMGFVASPCNVGDDRSIDSNCQPALVTLPTNASQDLTIDFGYYLPCTGSIGDFVWNDLNQNGLQDAGEPGIAGVTVNLYMDGELVQSQITDANGFYLFTGLCAGDYEVVVDETTLPMGFVA